A genome region from Streptomyces pratensis includes the following:
- a CDS encoding RNA polymerase sigma factor SigF, with the protein MPASTAPQVPPQTVQTDDIQTETPDPTTPARTRGADTRALTQVLFGRLKDLDPGTPEHHRVRTALIEANLPLVRYAAARFRSRNEPMEDVVQVGTIGLINAIDRFDPERGVQFPTFAMPTVVGEIKRYFRDNVRTVHVPRRLHELWVQVTGATEDLTTAHGRSPTTAEIAEHLKISEDEVLACIEAGRSYHATSLEAAQEGDGLPGLLDRLGYEDPALAGVEHRDLVRHLLVQLPEREQRILLLRYYNNLTQSQISAELGVSQMHVSRLLARSFARLRSANRIEA; encoded by the coding sequence GTGCCGGCCAGTACAGCGCCTCAAGTCCCGCCCCAGACCGTCCAGACGGACGACATCCAGACCGAGACCCCCGACCCCACCACGCCCGCCAGGACCCGGGGCGCGGACACCAGGGCGCTGACCCAGGTGCTGTTCGGACGGCTCAAGGACCTCGATCCCGGCACCCCGGAGCACCACAGGGTGCGCACCGCGCTGATCGAGGCGAACCTGCCGCTCGTTCGGTACGCGGCGGCACGTTTCCGCAGCCGAAACGAGCCGATGGAGGACGTCGTCCAGGTCGGCACCATCGGTCTGATCAACGCCATCGACCGCTTCGACCCGGAGCGCGGCGTCCAGTTCCCCACGTTCGCCATGCCCACCGTGGTCGGCGAGATCAAGCGCTACTTCCGCGACAACGTGAGGACCGTGCACGTGCCGCGGCGGCTGCACGAGCTGTGGGTCCAGGTCACGGGCGCCACGGAGGACCTGACGACCGCCCACGGCCGCTCACCGACCACCGCGGAGATCGCCGAGCACCTGAAGATCTCCGAGGACGAGGTCCTCGCGTGCATCGAGGCGGGCCGCTCGTACCACGCGACCTCGCTGGAGGCGGCCCAGGAGGGTGACGGCCTCCCCGGGCTCCTGGACAGGCTCGGCTACGAGGACCCGGCGCTGGCCGGGGTCGAACACCGCGACCTGGTACGGCACCTGCTCGTCCAGCTGCCGGAGCGCGAGCAGCGGATCCTGCTGCTGCGCTACTACAACAACCTGACGCAGTCACAGATCAGCGCCGAACTGGGTGTCTCCCAGATGCACGTGTCAAGGCTTCTGGCCAGAAGTTTCGCCAGACTGCGATCCGCAAACAGGATCGAAGCGTAA
- a CDS encoding Dabb family protein — MIRHLVLFKLNDGVERDDPRVVAGAEAFRELGGKIPELEFWECAWNITDRPIAYDFAINSAVADEDALKRYVEHPEHQAAAGQWRAFATWVIADYPF, encoded by the coding sequence ATGATCCGCCACCTGGTCCTGTTCAAGCTGAACGACGGCGTCGAGCGGGACGATCCGCGGGTCGTCGCGGGCGCGGAGGCCTTCCGGGAGCTGGGCGGGAAGATCCCCGAGCTCGAGTTCTGGGAGTGCGCCTGGAACATCACCGACCGCCCGATCGCGTACGACTTCGCCATCAACTCCGCGGTCGCCGACGAGGACGCGCTCAAGCGGTACGTCGAGCACCCCGAGCACCAGGCAGCGGCCGGCCAGTGGCGCGCGTTCGCCACTTGGGTGATCGCCGACTACCCCTTCTGA
- a CDS encoding MDR family MFS transporter, with protein MSNKQILQAMSGLMAGMFVAILAGTVVANALPRIIADLGASQSSYTWVVTSELLAMTATVPLWGKLADLFNQKLLLQLSLGLFVVGSLVAGFSQDVVTLIVSRVIQGIGAGGLTALAQIVMAAIIPPRRLGKYAGIFGAVFAVGTVAGPLIGGVLVDTSWLGWRWCFFIGVPFALAGIVLLQRTLKLPTVRREVKIDWTGAFLIVAGVSALLIWTSLAGNSFDWASWQTAALVATGVVLLVAAVYVESKAAEPVIPLDIFRNRTVSLTTLASFFVGIAMFAGTVFLSQYFQISLGKSPTVAGLMSLPLIGGLLVSSTIAGQIISATGKWKIYLVSGAVVMTAGLGLLATIDADTHFGLLSLYMALMGIGVGMLMQNLVLAAQNDVPAHELGAATSVLSFFRSLGGTIGTSVLGAILANRVASEMAKGLSENGIPVAGGGHGSAVPDMTKLPEPMKNIVEHAYGVATGDLFLIATPFAFLGLLAVLFIKEKPLKTTSGMERLAAEDAAVVTAAAVPAPRNGAESDARGAASGAAGLRKD; from the coding sequence ATGTCGAACAAGCAGATACTCCAAGCGATGTCCGGCCTCATGGCGGGCATGTTCGTCGCCATCCTCGCGGGAACGGTCGTCGCCAACGCCCTGCCGCGGATCATCGCCGACCTCGGCGCGAGCCAGTCCTCGTACACGTGGGTCGTGACGTCCGAGCTGCTCGCCATGACGGCGACCGTGCCGCTGTGGGGCAAGCTCGCCGACCTGTTCAACCAGAAGCTGCTGCTCCAGCTCTCGCTCGGTCTGTTCGTGGTCGGTTCCCTGGTGGCCGGCTTCTCCCAGGACGTCGTGACCCTGATCGTCAGCCGCGTCATCCAGGGCATCGGTGCGGGTGGCCTGACGGCGCTGGCCCAGATCGTGATGGCCGCCATCATCCCGCCGCGCCGGCTCGGCAAGTACGCGGGCATCTTCGGTGCGGTCTTCGCCGTGGGCACGGTCGCCGGCCCGCTGATCGGCGGTGTCCTCGTCGACACCTCGTGGCTCGGCTGGCGCTGGTGCTTCTTCATCGGTGTGCCGTTCGCACTGGCCGGGATCGTGCTGCTCCAGCGCACCCTGAAGCTGCCGACCGTCCGCCGCGAGGTCAAGATCGACTGGACGGGCGCCTTCCTCATCGTGGCGGGCGTCTCCGCGCTGCTGATCTGGACCTCCCTCGCGGGCAACAGCTTCGACTGGGCGTCCTGGCAGACGGCCGCACTGGTGGCCACCGGTGTGGTGCTCCTGGTGGCGGCGGTCTACGTCGAGTCCAAGGCCGCGGAGCCGGTCATCCCGCTCGACATCTTCCGCAACCGGACGGTGTCGCTCACGACTCTGGCGAGCTTCTTCGTCGGTATCGCGATGTTCGCCGGGACCGTGTTCCTGTCCCAGTACTTCCAGATCTCGCTGGGCAAGTCCCCGACGGTCGCGGGGCTCATGAGCCTCCCGCTGATCGGTGGACTGCTCGTCTCCTCGACCATCGCCGGGCAGATCATCTCCGCGACCGGCAAGTGGAAGATCTACCTCGTCTCGGGCGCCGTCGTCATGACGGCCGGCCTCGGCCTGCTCGCGACCATCGACGCCGACACGCACTTCGGCCTGCTGAGCCTCTACATGGCGCTCATGGGTATCGGCGTCGGCATGCTGATGCAGAACCTCGTGCTGGCCGCGCAGAACGACGTGCCCGCGCACGAACTGGGCGCCGCGACCTCCGTGCTGTCCTTCTTCCGCAGCCTCGGCGGCACCATCGGCACCAGTGTGCTCGGTGCGATCCTCGCCAACAGGGTGGCCAGCGAGATGGCCAAGGGCCTCTCGGAGAACGGCATCCCGGTGGCAGGCGGCGGTCACGGCAGCGCCGTGCCCGACATGACGAAGCTGCCCGAGCCGATGAAGAACATCGTCGAACACGCATACGGCGTCGCGACCGGCGACCTCTTCCTCATCGCCACCCCGTTCGCCTTCCTCGGTCTCCTCGCGGTGCTCTTCATCAAGGAGAAGCCCCTCAAGACGACGAGCGGCATGGAACGCCTCGCCGCCGAGGACGCCGCCGTGGTCACCGCGGCCGCCGTCCCGGCCCCCCGGAATGGCGCGGAGTCCGATGCCCGGGGCGCCGCCTCCGGCGCGGCCGGCCTGCGGAAGGACTGA
- a CDS encoding TetR family transcriptional regulator: MHDVAKTTTSGPGLRERKKQATRRAIAEAAVRLAAEHGVENVTVEAISEAAGVSPRTFFNYFPSHDDAFVLVDDEVGERIRESVRRAPADRPPLEVVRDALVAELDGFEGRKEFWALQSKVLQRSPHLIHRGLKAHVAEERALAVAVTDWLDATRPGTEGPSGAGTFPRLLAAVAQTALRVAVEHWCDHPGETGLAEVFQDVFAQLAQGLPRPQA; encoded by the coding sequence ATGCACGATGTGGCGAAGACGACTACCTCAGGACCCGGGCTGCGGGAGCGCAAGAAGCAGGCCACCCGCAGGGCCATCGCTGAGGCAGCGGTGCGGCTCGCCGCCGAGCACGGCGTCGAGAACGTCACCGTCGAGGCCATCAGCGAGGCCGCCGGCGTCTCTCCCAGAACGTTCTTCAACTACTTCCCCAGCCACGACGACGCGTTCGTCCTGGTCGACGACGAGGTGGGCGAGCGGATCAGGGAGTCCGTGCGCCGCGCCCCAGCCGACCGGCCGCCGTTGGAGGTCGTACGCGACGCCCTCGTCGCCGAGCTCGACGGATTCGAGGGCCGGAAGGAGTTCTGGGCGCTCCAGTCCAAGGTGCTCCAGCGGTCCCCGCACCTCATCCACCGCGGCCTCAAGGCGCACGTGGCGGAGGAACGGGCCCTCGCCGTCGCCGTCACCGACTGGCTGGACGCCACCCGGCCCGGCACGGAAGGCCCGTCCGGCGCGGGAACCTTCCCACGACTCCTGGCCGCCGTCGCCCAGACCGCCCTGCGGGTCGCCGTCGAGCACTGGTGCGACCACCCCGGCGAGACCGGACTCGCGGAGGTCTTCCAGGACGTCTTCGCCCAACTGGCGCAAGGCCTCCCCAGGCCGCAGGCGTAG
- the tadA gene encoding tRNA adenosine(34) deaminase TadA: protein MRQALDEAAQAASAGDVPVGAVVLGPDGVLLATGHNEREATHDPTAHAEVLALRRAAAVLGSWRLTGCTLVVTLEPCTMCAGALVQSRIGRVVYGARDEKAGAAGSLWDVVRDRRLNHRPEVIHGVLESLCADQLTAFFRER from the coding sequence ATGCGCCAAGCCCTGGACGAGGCCGCGCAGGCGGCGTCGGCCGGCGATGTGCCGGTCGGTGCCGTCGTCCTCGGTCCGGACGGCGTCCTGCTCGCCACCGGCCACAACGAGCGCGAGGCGACCCACGACCCGACGGCGCACGCCGAGGTGCTGGCCCTTCGCCGTGCCGCCGCCGTCCTCGGCTCCTGGCGGCTGACCGGCTGCACGCTGGTCGTCACCCTGGAGCCCTGCACGATGTGCGCGGGCGCACTCGTCCAGTCGCGGATCGGACGGGTGGTCTACGGGGCGCGGGACGAGAAGGCCGGCGCCGCCGGCTCGCTCTGGGACGTCGTACGCGACCGGAGGCTCAACCACCGGCCCGAGGTGATCCACGGCGTTCTGGAGAGCCTCTGCGCGGACCAGTTGACGGCGTTCTTCCGGGAGCGCTGA
- the upp gene encoding uracil phosphoribosyltransferase has translation MRIHVVDHPLVAHKLTTLRDKRTDSPTFRRLADELVTLLAYEATRDVRTEQVDIETPVTPTTGVKLSYPRPLVVPILRAGLGMLDGMVRLLPTAEVGFLGMIRNEETLQAETYATRMPEDLSGRQVYVLDPMLATGGTLVAAIRELIKRGADDVTAVVLLAAPEGVEVMERELAGTPVTVVTASVDERLNENGYIVPGLGDAGDRMYGTVD, from the coding sequence ATGCGGATCCACGTCGTCGACCACCCGCTGGTGGCGCACAAACTCACCACGCTGCGCGACAAGCGCACCGACTCCCCTACCTTCCGGCGGCTCGCCGACGAGCTGGTCACCCTCCTCGCGTACGAGGCAACCAGGGATGTGCGGACCGAGCAGGTCGACATCGAGACCCCGGTGACGCCCACGACGGGTGTGAAGCTGTCGTATCCGCGCCCCCTGGTCGTGCCGATCCTGCGCGCCGGTCTCGGCATGCTGGACGGCATGGTGCGGCTGCTCCCGACCGCCGAGGTCGGCTTCCTGGGCATGATCCGCAACGAGGAGACCCTCCAGGCGGAGACCTACGCCACACGGATGCCCGAGGACCTCTCCGGCCGTCAGGTCTATGTCCTGGACCCCATGCTGGCCACGGGTGGCACGCTCGTCGCGGCCATCCGGGAGCTGATCAAGCGCGGTGCGGACGACGTCACCGCGGTCGTGCTGCTCGCGGCGCCCGAGGGCGTCGAGGTGATGGAGCGTGAGCTGGCCGGCACGCCGGTGACGGTGGTCACGGCCTCGGTCGACGAGCGGCTCAACGAGAACGGCTACATCGTGCCCGGGCTCGGCGACGCCGGTGACCGGATGTACGGCACCGTCGACTGA
- a CDS encoding LytR C-terminal domain-containing protein produces the protein MGGKYRITGNTYPRMRRPRHRRKLALSAAAAVVALGLAGWGTLQLIDVFTGGNKQANAAALPKACPSPSASTPAKVLPKPAAIKVNIYNATPRSGLAKAAAAELEKRGFVIGKVDNAPAAYDKKVAGTGILLGGPTAMNGSFPVLATQLPGAAQKTDTRRTADVDLIIGTKFKAFSTPAAAGAALTALTKPSPAPSTC, from the coding sequence ATGGGCGGAAAGTACCGCATCACGGGTAACACGTACCCCCGCATGCGCCGCCCCCGTCATCGCCGCAAGCTGGCCCTTTCGGCCGCAGCCGCCGTGGTGGCCCTCGGCCTGGCCGGCTGGGGCACGCTTCAGCTCATCGACGTCTTCACCGGCGGCAACAAACAGGCCAACGCGGCCGCCCTCCCGAAGGCCTGCCCCTCCCCGAGCGCCTCCACGCCCGCCAAGGTGCTCCCGAAGCCGGCCGCCATCAAGGTCAACATCTACAACGCGACACCCCGCAGCGGGCTGGCCAAGGCCGCCGCCGCAGAGCTCGAGAAGCGTGGCTTCGTCATCGGCAAGGTGGACAACGCCCCGGCCGCGTACGACAAGAAGGTGGCCGGCACCGGAATCCTCCTCGGTGGTCCGACCGCCATGAACGGCTCGTTCCCGGTGCTCGCCACACAGCTGCCGGGGGCCGCGCAGAAGACGGACACCCGCAGGACCGCGGACGTCGATCTGATCATCGGTACGAAATTCAAGGCGTTCAGCACCCCCGCCGCGGCGGGCGCGGCCCTCACGGCCCTGACGAAGCCGTCCCCGGCGCCGTCCACCTGCTGA
- a CDS encoding type II toxin-antitoxin system VapB family antitoxin codes for MIFKRIGNGRPYPDHGRESTRQWADVAPRPVRLDQLVTTKGQLDLETLLAEDSTFYGDLFAHVVKWQGDLYLEDGLHRAVRAALQQRQVLHARVLELG; via the coding sequence GTGATCTTCAAGCGCATCGGAAATGGGCGGCCATATCCCGACCACGGCCGGGAAAGCACCCGACAGTGGGCGGATGTCGCGCCGCGCCCGGTCCGCCTCGACCAGCTGGTGACCACCAAGGGCCAGCTGGACCTCGAGACCCTGCTCGCCGAGGACTCCACGTTCTACGGCGACCTGTTCGCCCATGTCGTCAAGTGGCAGGGCGACCTCTACCTCGAGGACGGGCTGCACCGCGCAGTGCGCGCCGCCCTGCAACAGCGCCAGGTGCTGCACGCCCGGGTGCTCGAACTGGGCTGA
- a CDS encoding M20/M25/M40 family metallo-hydrolase translates to MHATRRRAVAVVVAVTALSTPLLLAVAPDRGNTSQDHGSTSQNPAGDAAELSRQLVDRSSAEAAHRHLERFQAIAGSADGHRAAGSAGHDASAAYVHRLLRKAGYQVGYQAFDFVYTEPLAEKLSVLSPTPRDVSISAMTYTASTEEGGVRAALVAVPVDGTTGCEASDYSSAGFTGKIALIKRGGCSFAEKQAAASVAGAAGAVVYNNTPGALSGTLGGAEAGKIPTGGITQDEGEKLVADLAEGEVEVNLEIREFREERTTRNVVAETRGGDEARTVMLGAHLDSVTDGPGINDNASGSAGLLEVALRLAESGPEPANKVRFAWWSAEENGLLGSEAYVAKLSEARREQIALYLNFDMIASPNGAQFVFDGDDSDGVGEGPGPEGSAQLEHDINAFLDSKDKPHTGADFTGRSDYGPFIEAGIPSGGTDTGAEGVKTAAQAETFGGTAGLAYDPCYHAACDDLDNVGMGHFDTNIDVIAHAVGTYAHDLGSLTRPAPAASATGEPRNGGGLRKGHAHGVTE, encoded by the coding sequence GTGCACGCAACTCGTCGCAGAGCAGTGGCCGTTGTCGTGGCCGTCACCGCCCTGTCCACACCGCTCCTGCTCGCCGTGGCCCCGGACCGCGGAAACACGTCGCAGGACCACGGAAGCACGTCGCAGAACCCGGCCGGGGACGCCGCCGAGCTCTCACGGCAACTGGTCGACCGTTCGTCCGCCGAGGCCGCCCACCGGCACCTGGAGCGGTTCCAGGCCATAGCCGGCTCCGCGGACGGCCACCGCGCGGCCGGTTCGGCAGGCCATGACGCCTCGGCCGCCTACGTCCACCGGCTGCTCCGGAAGGCCGGTTACCAGGTCGGCTACCAGGCGTTCGACTTCGTCTACACCGAGCCCCTGGCCGAGAAGCTCTCCGTGCTCTCCCCCACGCCCCGTGACGTGTCGATCAGCGCGATGACGTACACCGCCTCCACCGAGGAGGGCGGGGTCAGAGCGGCCCTCGTCGCCGTCCCCGTCGACGGCACCACCGGCTGCGAGGCGTCCGACTACTCCTCGGCCGGCTTCACCGGCAAGATCGCCCTGATCAAGCGGGGCGGCTGCTCCTTCGCGGAGAAGCAGGCCGCCGCCTCGGTGGCGGGAGCGGCAGGCGCGGTGGTCTACAACAACACTCCAGGTGCCCTCTCCGGCACCCTGGGCGGAGCCGAGGCGGGAAAGATCCCCACCGGCGGGATCACCCAGGACGAGGGGGAGAAGCTCGTCGCGGATCTGGCGGAGGGCGAGGTGGAGGTCAACCTCGAGATCCGTGAGTTCCGGGAGGAGCGCACCACCCGCAACGTCGTCGCCGAGACGCGTGGCGGCGACGAGGCACGGACGGTCATGCTCGGCGCCCACCTCGACTCCGTCACCGACGGCCCCGGCATCAACGACAACGCGTCCGGGTCGGCCGGACTCCTCGAAGTCGCCCTGCGGCTGGCCGAGTCCGGACCGGAACCCGCCAACAAGGTGCGGTTCGCCTGGTGGTCGGCCGAGGAGAACGGCCTCCTGGGCTCCGAGGCGTACGTCGCGAAGCTCAGCGAGGCCCGGCGCGAACAGATCGCGCTCTACCTCAACTTCGACATGATCGCCTCGCCGAACGGCGCCCAGTTCGTCTTCGACGGCGACGACTCCGACGGTGTGGGCGAGGGGCCGGGCCCCGAGGGGTCCGCCCAACTGGAGCACGACATCAACGCGTTCCTGGACAGCAAGGACAAACCGCACACCGGCGCGGACTTCACCGGACGCTCCGACTACGGACCCTTCATCGAGGCCGGCATCCCTTCCGGCGGCACGGACACGGGCGCCGAAGGCGTCAAGACGGCCGCACAGGCCGAGACGTTCGGCGGCACGGCCGGCCTCGCGTACGACCCCTGCTACCACGCGGCCTGCGACGACCTGGACAACGTCGGCATGGGCCACTTCGACACGAACATCGACGTGATCGCCCACGCGGTGGGCACCTACGCCCACGACCTGGGCTCGCTGACCCGCCCGGCCCCCGCCGCGTCCGCCACCGGCGAGCCCCGCAACGGCGGCGGCCTGCGCAAGGGCCACGCGCACGGCGTCACCGAGTGA
- a CDS encoding HhH-GPD-type base excision DNA repair protein, giving the protein MTKSDNGKARTVRIAQEPDADELLGRSPLAALVGMLLDQQVPMEWAFTGPLTLARRMGSDDLDARTIAAHDPDAFTALFTEKPALHRYPGSMAKRVQQLCQYLVTEYDGRAEAVWADAGTGAELLKRLNALPGFGTQKAQIFLALLGKQFDVRPTGWREAAGAYGEEGSHRSVADITGPDSLSEVRAYKQQAKAAAKAAGRSA; this is encoded by the coding sequence ATGACCAAGAGCGACAACGGCAAGGCCCGCACCGTGCGGATCGCCCAGGAGCCCGACGCGGACGAACTGCTGGGCCGCAGTCCGCTGGCAGCCCTCGTCGGCATGCTGCTCGACCAGCAGGTACCGATGGAATGGGCGTTCACCGGCCCGCTCACGCTGGCCCGGCGCATGGGCTCGGACGATCTGGACGCCAGGACGATCGCCGCCCACGACCCGGACGCCTTCACCGCGCTGTTCACCGAGAAGCCCGCCCTGCACCGGTATCCGGGCTCCATGGCCAAGCGGGTGCAGCAGCTCTGCCAGTACCTGGTGACGGAGTACGACGGGCGGGCGGAAGCCGTCTGGGCGGACGCCGGCACCGGGGCCGAACTGCTGAAACGGCTCAACGCACTGCCCGGGTTCGGCACGCAGAAGGCGCAGATCTTCCTGGCCCTGCTGGGCAAGCAGTTCGACGTACGACCGACGGGCTGGCGGGAGGCGGCAGGGGCGTACGGCGAGGAGGGCTCGCACCGCTCGGTGGCCGACATCACCGGGCCCGACTCACTCTCCGAGGTGCGGGCGTACAAGCAGCAGGCGAAGGCTGCGGCCAAGGCGGCGGGCCGGTCCGCATGA
- a CDS encoding RNA polymerase sigma factor → MNDRPTGIEDLLRHHAPQVLGALVRRYGHFDTAEDAVQEAMLAAYRQWPAEGLPDNPRGWLIRTASRRLTDQLRNDSARQRREEKAAALTPRDAFTAPPPGESRAPSADDTLTLLFLCCHPELSAAAQIALTLRAVGGLTTAEIARAHLVPEATMAQRISRAKQKVRGVPFRQPGPADRDSRLAAVLQVLYLIFNEGYTATSGSALHRADLAREAIRLTRAVRGLLPRDGRVTGLLALMLLTEARSAARSGPHGELVPLDEQDRTRWDRAAIDEGTALVEEALSQGPAGAYQLQAAVAALHDEAVRAEDTDWPQILALYDLLVHRTPDPMAELSRAVALAMVQGPRAGLAAVTALEDRLAGHHRLDAVRAHLLERAEDPEAARAAYRRAAEHTLSAPEARYLRMRAARLEPPAGSTG, encoded by the coding sequence GTGAACGACAGGCCGACCGGCATCGAGGACCTGCTGCGCCATCACGCGCCGCAGGTCCTCGGCGCGCTCGTACGCCGCTACGGCCACTTCGACACGGCGGAGGACGCGGTACAGGAGGCGATGCTCGCCGCCTACCGGCAGTGGCCGGCCGAAGGGCTGCCCGACAACCCCCGGGGCTGGCTCATCAGGACCGCGTCCAGACGGCTGACCGACCAGCTGCGCAACGACTCCGCACGGCAGCGGCGCGAGGAGAAGGCCGCCGCGCTCACACCGCGCGACGCCTTCACGGCCCCGCCTCCCGGGGAGAGCCGGGCACCCTCGGCCGACGACACCCTCACCCTGCTCTTCCTCTGCTGCCATCCGGAGCTGTCCGCCGCCGCCCAGATCGCTCTGACGCTGCGCGCGGTCGGCGGCCTGACCACGGCCGAGATCGCCCGCGCCCATCTGGTGCCCGAGGCGACGATGGCGCAGAGGATCAGCCGGGCCAAGCAGAAGGTGCGGGGTGTGCCCTTCCGGCAACCGGGCCCCGCCGACCGCGACAGCCGCCTCGCCGCAGTACTCCAGGTGCTCTACCTGATCTTCAACGAGGGATACACGGCGACGTCCGGCAGTGCCCTGCACCGCGCCGACCTGGCCCGGGAGGCGATCCGGCTGACCCGTGCGGTGCGCGGGCTGCTGCCCCGGGACGGGCGGGTGACCGGACTGCTGGCCCTGATGCTGCTCACCGAGGCCCGCAGCGCCGCCCGCAGCGGACCGCACGGCGAGCTGGTCCCGCTGGACGAGCAGGACCGCACCCGTTGGGACAGGGCAGCCATCGACGAGGGCACGGCCCTGGTCGAGGAGGCCCTGTCCCAAGGGCCTGCCGGGGCCTACCAGCTTCAGGCGGCGGTCGCGGCGCTGCACGACGAGGCGGTCCGCGCCGAGGACACCGACTGGCCCCAGATCCTCGCCCTGTACGACCTCCTCGTGCACCGCACCCCCGACCCGATGGCGGAGCTGAGCCGGGCCGTGGCCCTCGCCATGGTGCAGGGCCCCCGGGCCGGGCTGGCGGCCGTGACGGCCCTGGAGGACCGGCTGGCCGGCCACCACCGGCTGGATGCCGTACGGGCCCATCTGCTGGAGAGGGCCGAGGACCCTGAGGCGGCGCGCGCCGCCTATCGGCGGGCGGCGGAACACACGCTCAGCGCACCCGAGGCCCGCTATCTGCGGATGCGGGCGGCTCGGCTGGAGCCGCCCGCCGGGAGCACCGGGTAG
- a CDS encoding YciI family protein: MKYLVMVQGSQADYEAMGGKPSAGSPAWSEKDMKAMFAFMGALNNDLAESGELVDGQGLTEPARTRSVLPGADGRPVITDGPYGETKEQLAGYWVLDCSGLDRVTEIAARIQECPQPEGTPVYPVLIRPIDDGGEQPDAPQ, translated from the coding sequence ATGAAGTACCTCGTGATGGTTCAGGGCTCGCAGGCCGACTACGAGGCCATGGGCGGCAAGCCGTCGGCCGGGAGCCCGGCCTGGAGTGAGAAGGACATGAAGGCGATGTTCGCCTTCATGGGAGCACTCAACAACGACCTGGCCGAGTCCGGCGAACTGGTCGACGGCCAGGGCCTGACCGAACCCGCCAGGACCCGCTCGGTGCTGCCGGGCGCGGACGGCCGGCCGGTGATCACGGACGGCCCCTACGGGGAGACCAAGGAGCAGCTCGCCGGGTACTGGGTGCTCGACTGCTCCGGCCTGGACAGGGTCACGGAGATCGCCGCCCGCATCCAGGAGTGTCCGCAGCCGGAGGGCACCCCCGTCTACCCCGTGCTGATCCGCCCGATCGACGACGGCGGTGAGCAGCCGGACGCTCCTCAGTAG
- the cbiE gene encoding precorrin-6y C5,15-methyltransferase (decarboxylating) subunit CbiE, protein MSPASPPSAVPVPAPAVSVVGIGADGWSGLPETSRAVLRDAEVLIGGERQLRLLPPECAGRRVSWPSPLRPAVRGLLSGHAGSRTAVLASGDPMFYGIGRALTEELGAGALRVLPHPSSVSYACARLGWPVEDTETVTLVGRPTARLAGALHDGRRLLVLSADAATPAAVAALLRESGFGPSRMRVLEQLGGTAEDCLDGLAETWQHPPGDPLNVIAVDCRIAPEALRLGAVPGLPDEAYEHDGQLTKRHVRAATLGVLAPAPGELLWDIGGGSGSIAAEWMRTHSTCRAVTVERDPVRAGRIARNADRLGVPGLRVVTGRAPDALAGLPVPDAVFIGGGLTAPGLLAACWDALPPGGRLVANTVTLESEALLTEWYRRHGGDLVRLAVAHAVPVGGFTGWRQAMPVTQWSVQKPSHAPEPPHAPGDDR, encoded by the coding sequence GTGTCCCCCGCATCACCCCCGTCCGCCGTCCCGGTGCCCGCGCCTGCCGTGAGCGTCGTGGGGATCGGAGCCGACGGCTGGTCCGGTCTGCCGGAGACCTCGCGAGCGGTGCTCCGGGACGCGGAGGTCCTGATCGGCGGTGAGCGTCAGCTCAGGCTGCTCCCGCCGGAGTGCGCGGGCCGGCGGGTCTCCTGGCCCTCACCCCTGCGGCCCGCCGTGCGCGGTCTGCTCAGCGGGCACGCGGGGAGCAGGACCGCAGTCCTGGCCAGCGGCGACCCCATGTTCTACGGCATCGGCCGCGCCCTCACCGAGGAGCTCGGCGCCGGTGCGCTGCGGGTCCTGCCGCACCCGTCCTCGGTGTCGTACGCCTGCGCCCGGCTCGGCTGGCCCGTGGAGGACACCGAGACCGTCACCCTCGTGGGCCGCCCCACGGCGAGGCTGGCCGGAGCGTTGCACGACGGGCGCCGGCTGCTGGTGCTCTCCGCGGACGCCGCCACACCCGCCGCCGTGGCCGCCCTGCTGCGTGAGTCCGGCTTCGGGCCCAGCCGGATGCGGGTGCTCGAACAGCTCGGCGGCACGGCCGAGGACTGCCTGGACGGCCTCGCCGAGACCTGGCAGCACCCCCCGGGGGACCCGCTCAACGTCATCGCGGTGGACTGCCGGATCGCCCCGGAGGCCTTGCGTCTCGGAGCCGTGCCCGGCCTGCCGGACGAGGCGTACGAGCACGACGGGCAGCTCACCAAGCGCCATGTCCGGGCGGCCACGCTCGGCGTTCTCGCGCCCGCCCCCGGTGAGCTCCTGTGGGACATCGGCGGGGGCTCCGGTTCGATCGCCGCGGAGTGGATGCGGACCCACTCGACCTGCCGCGCCGTCACCGTGGAACGCGATCCGGTGCGGGCGGGCCGCATCGCCCGCAACGCGGACCGGCTCGGCGTCCCCGGGCTGCGCGTCGTCACCGGACGCGCGCCGGACGCCCTGGCCGGGCTGCCCGTGCCCGACGCCGTGTTCATCGGCGGAGGGCTGACCGCGCCGGGGCTGCTCGCCGCCTGCTGGGACGCGCTGCCCCCGGGCGGCCGGCTGGTGGCCAACACGGTCACGCTGGAGTCGGAGGCGCTGCTCACCGAGTGGTACCGGCGGCACGGTGGCGACCTGGTCCGCCTCGCGGTGGCGCACGCCGTGCCCGTCGGCGGTTTCACCGGCTGGCGTCAGGCGATGCCCGTCACGCAGTGGTCCGTACAGAAGCCCTCACACGCTCCAGAACCCCCGCACGCTCCAGGAGACGACAGATGA